One genomic segment of Chitinophaga sancti includes these proteins:
- a CDS encoding MarR family winged helix-turn-helix transcriptional regulator, translating to MTKNQTFSDFTDSLGILKGAFKARIRAAFKENDIPLTTEMLQVMRVLWKKDGVKQQEIADAISKDKVSIVYLLDNMTKRGFLERREDIADRRNKIIILTAEGKKMRSIVEPLLNELMADAVRNVSKDDLAKATGIFQTIIKTLQEG from the coding sequence ATGACTAAAAATCAGACGTTTTCAGATTTTACGGATTCACTCGGGATATTAAAGGGGGCTTTCAAAGCGCGGATACGTGCGGCTTTCAAAGAAAATGATATTCCACTAACCACTGAGATGCTGCAGGTCATGCGCGTACTTTGGAAAAAAGACGGCGTGAAACAACAGGAGATCGCCGACGCTATTTCAAAAGACAAAGTGAGTATTGTGTACCTGCTGGATAATATGACTAAAAGGGGATTTTTGGAACGCAGGGAAGACATTGCCGATCGTAGAAATAAGATCATCATTCTTACAGCCGAAGGCAAAAAAATGCGCAGCATTGTGGAGCCATTGCTGAATGAACTGATGGCAGATGCAGTACGAAATGTGTCAAAAGACGATCTGGCGAAAGCGACGGGCATTTTTCAAACGATTATAAAAACATTACAGGAAGGGTAA
- a CDS encoding TlpA disulfide reductase family protein, protein MSLLPVLFYLTFAIGTVQPDVVFKDENNKEISLNALKGKVVFINFWATWCGPCKQELPSIHKLKQAFRDNNKIVFLFVDVDGDLAKSKAFMKRHKYDLPVYAPKSPIPSNFLGNAVPTTVILDKKGRMVGHIEGSMDYSTKEVIKGLKDLTDS, encoded by the coding sequence ATGTCTTTACTACCCGTTTTATTTTACCTGACCTTCGCTATCGGCACCGTACAACCCGATGTTGTTTTCAAAGATGAAAATAACAAAGAAATATCCCTGAATGCCCTCAAAGGCAAAGTTGTTTTTATCAACTTCTGGGCTACCTGGTGCGGACCTTGCAAACAGGAACTACCCTCTATTCACAAGCTGAAACAGGCATTCAGAGATAATAATAAAATTGTGTTCCTCTTTGTAGACGTAGATGGTGATCTGGCAAAATCAAAAGCATTTATGAAACGACATAAGTATGACCTGCCGGTGTATGCGCCTAAAAGTCCGATACCTTCCAACTTCCTGGGAAATGCAGTGCCCACCACTGTGATCCTTGACAAGAAAGGGCGTATGGTAGGCCATATTGAAGGAAGTATGGATTATTCTACCAAAGAGGTGATAAAAGGATTGAAAGATCTTACTGATTCGTAA
- a CDS encoding AraC family transcriptional regulator, which translates to MSIPVVLKEGDFQVYRFDGGLENKPAHRRNDHFLFIFQQTGRSVLLVDEVELILSGKMVLCISPGQVHETIAVSKNTTAWLVTAGVEHIKFYFPYAPLPVEDEVAEHLGECFTLLYKMNPSFSAVRISLLDACIGMIAAIYHTAVPAADVTSRRREISEAFKRLLLLYFREMKSAGDYAAKLYITPSYLNEVVKETTGSPVSFWVQQAVVAEAKRLLSGTDLSIKEIAFSIGYNDQGYFTRYFTNATGEPPLAFRSRNRK; encoded by the coding sequence ATGAGTATACCCGTTGTATTGAAAGAAGGGGATTTTCAGGTATATCGCTTTGATGGCGGGTTAGAAAATAAACCTGCTCATAGAAGGAATGATCATTTCCTGTTTATATTTCAGCAGACAGGTAGAAGTGTGCTGCTTGTAGATGAGGTTGAGCTGATCTTATCTGGTAAAATGGTATTGTGTATTAGCCCCGGCCAGGTGCATGAAACAATAGCTGTCAGTAAAAATACCACCGCATGGCTTGTAACAGCAGGAGTGGAGCATATTAAATTTTATTTCCCCTATGCACCGCTTCCTGTAGAAGATGAAGTAGCGGAACATCTTGGAGAATGCTTTACCTTATTATATAAAATGAATCCTTCTTTTTCAGCCGTCAGAATATCCCTATTGGATGCCTGTATCGGAATGATCGCTGCCATCTATCATACAGCTGTTCCTGCTGCTGATGTGACCTCCCGCAGGCGGGAAATTTCTGAAGCCTTTAAACGGCTTTTATTGCTTTATTTCAGAGAAATGAAAAGCGCCGGCGATTATGCGGCTAAATTATACATCACCCCTTCATATTTAAATGAAGTAGTAAAAGAAACAACTGGCTCCCCTGTAAGTTTTTGGGTACAACAGGCAGTTGTAGCAGAAGCAAAGCGGTTATTATCAGGTACTGATCTGTCGATCAAAGAAATCGCCTTTTCTATCGGGTACAATGACCAGGGATACTTTACCCGATACTTTACAAATGCTACCGGAGAACCGCCTCTGGCATTTAGATCCCGGAACCGCAAATAA
- a CDS encoding SDR family NAD(P)-dependent oxidoreductase, whose product MGNSFKLKQYLVPGAFALVTGATDGIGKAIAVELAKTGFNLVIHGRNKEKFELVKQELIAVNPACKVIPFMHGEWNLPAEIPLTVLVNNVGVGPIERFITSQDIESTIALNVTFPTKLTRYVLPLMKAPGLILNISSYAALMPPPYLAVYAGTKAYNNAFSIALARELKNVKVMSLIVGSVHTASNKKPVTFMRPSAATFAKHVLKKVGSGKKRIIPYWPHALQIFLISLLPERWIDKATKAAMEKEI is encoded by the coding sequence ATGGGCAATTCTTTTAAATTGAAGCAATACCTGGTTCCTGGTGCCTTTGCATTGGTAACAGGTGCTACTGATGGTATTGGGAAAGCAATAGCGGTTGAACTGGCGAAAACCGGGTTTAATCTGGTCATCCACGGAAGAAATAAGGAGAAATTTGAGCTGGTAAAACAGGAGTTGATAGCTGTCAATCCTGCGTGTAAGGTGATTCCTTTCATGCATGGTGAATGGAACCTCCCTGCTGAAATTCCCTTAACCGTATTGGTGAATAATGTAGGTGTTGGGCCAATAGAACGCTTTATCACCAGTCAGGATATAGAAAGTACAATAGCATTGAATGTAACTTTCCCTACAAAATTAACAAGGTATGTATTACCCCTGATGAAGGCCCCGGGGTTGATATTAAATATATCTTCTTATGCAGCCCTGATGCCACCTCCTTACCTGGCTGTATATGCCGGTACAAAGGCATACAATAATGCTTTCTCCATTGCCCTGGCGCGTGAACTGAAAAATGTGAAAGTTATGTCATTGATTGTCGGCAGCGTACATACGGCGTCCAATAAAAAGCCAGTGACCTTTATGCGGCCGTCTGCGGCTACTTTTGCGAAGCATGTATTAAAAAAAGTGGGATCTGGAAAGAAAAGGATCATCCCTTACTGGCCCCATGCATTGCAGATATTCCTGATTTCGTTATTGCCGGAAAGATGGATAGATAAAGCTACAAAGGCGGCCATGGAGAAAGAAATATAA
- a CDS encoding glycoside hydrolase family 97 protein → MRSFYLSCLCALLCVLSVNAQELRSPDGNFILAFKVNNGVPVYTLQYKGKTVINESKLGFELKQLGSFSKDFSIKGIASKSEDQTWQPVWGQQKDIRDLHNELFVQLTQAATGRELDIRFRLFNDGLGFRYEFPVQPNLRHLSIQNEVTEFNLAKDYKAFWLPGDYDTNEFETVTSKISEIHSLIDKARERMAANSPTPNLAVQTPLMLKSDDGLYVNIHEAALVDFPAMCLNVDDQHFIFSAHLTPDKLGNRGFVQTGKTSPWRTVIVSDDARQILASTMILNLNEPCAIKDPSWIHPVKYVGVWWEYFTGGGSTWQYTDNQDIIIGKTDYKTLKPNGHHGANTAHVKEMIDFAATNGFDAVLVEGWNEGWEDGTANAKEHIYSFTKAYPDFDVQELHKYAASKNVKIIMHHETTSSVTDYERQLEDAFQFMVDNGYNSVKTGYVGPIQPHSEYHDGQYMVNHYLHVAQLAAKYKIMVDSHEAVRPTGLCRTWPNWLAQESARGTEFESFGGNRPDHTCVLPFTRLMGGPMDYTPGIFEGNLEVYGKNKAKLSTTLVKQLALYVTMYSPLQMAADLPANYNKFADAFQFIKDVAVDWDNTYVLEAEPGDYITIARKAKAKEEWYIGGITDENAREAMIKFDFLPAGKKYTATVYADDKDISWKVNPQKYTIKKMVVTNKTVLKQKLAPGGGVAISVKP, encoded by the coding sequence ATGCGCAGTTTTTATCTATCATGCCTATGTGCGCTCCTGTGCGTGCTTTCAGTCAATGCACAGGAGTTGCGATCACCAGATGGGAATTTCATTTTAGCGTTTAAAGTGAACAACGGGGTGCCTGTTTATACATTACAGTATAAAGGTAAGACCGTGATCAATGAAAGTAAACTGGGTTTTGAACTCAAACAACTGGGTTCATTCAGTAAGGACTTTTCCATTAAGGGGATTGCTTCCAAATCGGAAGACCAGACCTGGCAACCGGTTTGGGGACAGCAAAAAGACATCAGGGATCTTCACAATGAATTGTTCGTACAGCTTACACAGGCGGCTACTGGCAGAGAACTGGATATCCGCTTCCGGTTATTCAATGATGGGTTGGGTTTCAGGTATGAATTCCCTGTTCAACCAAATCTGCGCCATCTCAGTATCCAGAATGAAGTGACTGAGTTTAACCTGGCTAAAGATTATAAGGCCTTCTGGCTGCCGGGTGATTACGATACAAATGAGTTTGAAACGGTCACGTCTAAAATCTCAGAGATCCATTCACTGATTGACAAGGCGAGAGAGCGAATGGCCGCCAATTCTCCAACGCCCAATCTGGCGGTGCAAACACCCCTTATGCTGAAATCAGATGATGGCTTGTATGTAAATATTCATGAAGCGGCATTGGTAGATTTTCCGGCTATGTGTCTGAATGTGGATGACCAGCATTTTATCTTTAGTGCACACCTGACTCCGGATAAACTGGGCAACAGGGGATTTGTGCAGACAGGGAAAACCAGTCCATGGAGAACGGTAATCGTGAGTGATGATGCGCGGCAGATACTGGCGTCTACAATGATACTGAACCTGAATGAGCCTTGTGCCATTAAAGATCCCAGCTGGATCCACCCTGTGAAGTATGTAGGTGTGTGGTGGGAATACTTTACCGGTGGTGGTTCTACCTGGCAGTATACTGATAACCAGGATATCATCATTGGTAAAACAGATTACAAGACATTAAAACCTAATGGACATCATGGTGCAAATACTGCTCATGTAAAAGAGATGATTGATTTTGCGGCAACGAATGGTTTTGATGCTGTGCTGGTGGAAGGTTGGAATGAAGGTTGGGAAGATGGTACGGCAAATGCAAAGGAACATATCTATAGTTTTACGAAAGCATATCCTGACTTTGATGTACAGGAGTTGCACAAGTATGCTGCTTCAAAGAATGTGAAGATTATTATGCATCATGAAACGACTTCTTCCGTAACGGATTACGAACGTCAGCTGGAAGATGCATTTCAATTCATGGTAGACAATGGTTATAATTCCGTGAAGACAGGTTATGTAGGACCTATTCAGCCACATAGCGAATACCACGATGGACAGTATATGGTGAACCATTACCTGCATGTGGCGCAGCTGGCGGCTAAGTATAAAATAATGGTAGACTCTCACGAGGCAGTGCGTCCCACTGGTTTATGCCGTACCTGGCCGAACTGGTTAGCACAGGAATCTGCAAGAGGAACTGAGTTTGAGTCTTTTGGTGGAAACAGACCGGACCATACCTGTGTGCTGCCATTTACAAGATTGATGGGTGGACCAATGGATTATACACCAGGCATCTTTGAAGGGAATCTGGAAGTGTATGGTAAGAATAAGGCAAAGCTGAGCACTACACTGGTAAAACAACTGGCGCTGTATGTAACTATGTATAGCCCGTTGCAGATGGCGGCGGATCTGCCTGCGAATTATAATAAGTTTGCCGATGCATTCCAGTTTATTAAAGATGTAGCGGTAGACTGGGATAATACTTATGTGCTGGAAGCAGAGCCGGGAGATTATATCACGATTGCACGGAAGGCAAAGGCAAAAGAGGAGTGGTACATTGGTGGTATTACGGATGAAAATGCACGCGAGGCAATGATTAAATTTGATTTTTTACCGGCAGGGAAGAAGTATACGGCGACTGTGTATGCAGATGATAAAGATATCAGCTGGAAAGTAAATCCACAGAAGTATACGATTAAGAAAATGGTAGTGACGAATAAGACGGTATTGAAGCAAAAGCTGGCACCAGGTGGAGGTGTGGCGATAAGTGTAAAACCGTAA
- a CDS encoding GNAT family N-acetyltransferase: MKFRIATLTDLDKITALEHICFPPNEAASRESFIKRLEFFPGHFWVLETESQLVGFINGMVTDNETIVDEMFADAHLHNEEGKWQSIFGLAVSPDFRNQGYAGQLIRHFINKAKEQERAGVTLTCKEYLVPFYEKFGFRDLGVSTSVHGGAIWHDMTIQF, encoded by the coding sequence ATGAAATTCAGAATCGCAACCCTAACCGACTTAGATAAGATCACCGCGCTTGAACACATCTGCTTCCCTCCTAACGAAGCCGCATCCCGCGAGTCATTCATCAAACGACTCGAGTTTTTCCCCGGCCATTTCTGGGTATTGGAAACCGAAAGCCAGCTGGTGGGTTTCATCAATGGTATGGTGACTGACAATGAAACCATTGTAGATGAGATGTTCGCCGACGCTCACCTGCACAACGAAGAGGGGAAATGGCAAAGCATATTTGGCCTTGCCGTATCTCCTGATTTCAGGAACCAGGGGTATGCCGGACAACTGATCCGTCATTTTATAAATAAAGCAAAGGAGCAGGAAAGAGCGGGTGTCACGCTGACATGCAAAGAATATCTTGTGCCTTTTTATGAAAAGTTTGGGTTCAGGGACCTTGGGGTTTCTACATCCGTACATGGCGGAGCGATTTGGCATGATATGACAATTCAGTTTTAA